Proteins from one Deltaproteobacteria bacterium genomic window:
- a CDS encoding tetratricopeptide repeat protein — protein MTFSHGDYAKNPLVRDAEGIAAGLYRRALAHHPDERAYLGLGILLQKAGRPKEAAELLSEGIKKHPESRQLRECRAESLMKDFTVTSYQLSVISKNFVYIRLVDSD, from the coding sequence AACCCGCTCGTGCGGGATGCGGAAGGTATCGCCGCCGGTCTTTACCGACGCGCCCTTGCCCACCATCCGGATGAAAGGGCCTATCTTGGCCTTGGGATCCTGCTCCAAAAGGCTGGAAGGCCCAAAGAGGCCGCTGAACTCCTTTCCGAGGGGATCAAAAAACATCCCGAGAGCCGGCAGCTCCGCGAGTGTCGCGCGGAAAGCCTCATGAAAGATTTTACAGTTACCAGTTATCAGCTATCAGTTATCAGCAAAAACTTTGTTTATATAAGGCTCGTGGATTCAGATTAA